The Gemmatimonas phototrophica region CCATTTCCTGGTGCGCCGCTTCGGCGTCGAGCAGTCCTGTGCGCATGCTCACGCCCACCTGGTTCATGTAGCGCACTTTGGCCAGCACTTCGAGCGTGATCTGCCGCAGCCCGTGGTAACGACGCTTTTCGGCGTTGGCGCGGCGGTAGCGCTGCGCCAGCTCCTCCGGTTGCAGATCTCTTACCAGTCCCAGCACGTCATCAATGGATCGGCCGGGGAAATTGGCGCGGTCGGGAATGCCGCTGTTGCTCCATCCGCTTTCGGCAAAGAACAGTCGCCCCACAAACTCAATGCCATCGTGCGCCGTGTGCAGCGTGACGCGCACATCGCGCCCATCCACCGTGATGGTTGAGAGTGGCGTCAGGGTAACGGGGCCGAAAGGAACCATGAGTGCGTGCGGTTGTTACGGGCGGCGATCAAGAAACCGTTCAATGGCGTCGAAGAGCGGGGCCGGGCTCTCGATGTAGGGCACATGCCCGCAATCGTCGAACACCACCAGCTCCCCGTCCAACGCCTCCGCTGCCGCCTGCGCCGACGCCAACGGGATGGGGTCCTGCCTTCCATGGAGGACGAGCGTAGGCACATGCACGGCACGCAGCGACTCGGTGAGATCGAAATCCCCCAGCGACTGCCACACCGCCTGCTGCACTTTGCCAGTGACCCGGAACGGCGTCAGCGAGACGGCCCGCGACGGATTGGCGAAATAGCCGGCCACACTCAACTCAAAGGCCCGCTGCCGATACGCCGTCGGGTCCGACTCCCGCAGCCCCGATGCCTGCAGTGCCTCGCGCAACGCCATGATGGCGTCGCTTCGTCCCCGTTCGGCCAGCGCCGCCTCAAACTCGTCGCGCCACCCCCGGGTAATGGGCGCCGGTGACACCAGCACCAGCCGCGCCGGTGCCACCAGCGAGGGGTCCACCGTGCACTGCACGGCGTACAGCATCGCGAGCAGCGCGCCCCACGAGTACCCCACCAGCGTGGGCCCCATCATGGCGGGGGGCACCAGCCCGCACTCACGGATCACCTGCGCGAGATCCGCCACCTGCGTCTGCCACGTGATAGGCGCGCTGTCTCCCGTTTTCGACTGTCCGCCGCCGCGCTGATCGTACGTGATCACGCGATGCCGCTCCGCCAGCGCCAGCATCTGCGGATACAGGTAGTCGTGGTGCGCCCCCGGCCCACCGTGCAGCAGCAGCAGCGGATCGCCCTGTGGCGGGCCATCCTCGCGCAAAAAGAGCGGGACCGGGGTGGTGGTGGTAAAACGGGATTCCATACGGACGAGGGAAAAGGGGACAGTCGCTCAACGCGAGTGGCAATCCGCGAGCTGCAGTTATCTTACCACGATGCCCCCCCTCGGTTACCGTCGCTCTACCCCCTCGTCGTCTCCCGCCGTCTCCGGTGTGCAGGCGGCGATCCCCGACGGGCGCGCCGCGCGCGGCACCCTGCGCTCGCTGGCGCTGCTGGTGGATCGCATGGCCACCCTGGGAGTGAGCACCCCCGGCGCCCTCAACGACCCGGCGGTCGCGGTGGCCGTGCGTGACGCACTGCGGCAGTTCACCTCTCGCATTCGCGATAGCGCCATGATCTGCAAGGTGGTGGAGGGGCAGTTCGTGCTGGGTGCAGACCCCGTGGATCGTGGCCTTACGCGCGATGACCCCCTGCTGGGCACGCTGCTCTTCCGCTGCCTCTCACTGGGAATTGGGAGTATTACCGTGCGACAGGGCGCCGCCCCCGGCGAACTGCTCACGCTGGCCTCGCTGCTTTCGCAGCCGCGTACCGCGGGCACCCCGGTGGCCACCAACGAGACGCCCACGTCGCTCAGTGCGCTCAGCGATCATCAGCCGTCGCGCGAACTGCTGCGGTCGTGGAGTGTGCAGGTGGCGCCCGCCGAGCTCATGACCAGTCGGCTCGAAACGCCGGCGGCGGGAAATCCGGCGTTCTCCGAGGCGTCTGACGAGAGCGCCTTCAGCGACGCGTCAGAGCGTGACGGACTGCTGCACCAGGCGGTGACAGCCTTTGCGCGCTTCGCCAACGCGCACGACGACCTCACCGCCAGCAAGGCGGCCGATGCGCTGCTGGAGGTGCTGGACACCGCCGAGTTCCGCGGTGATGCCCGGGTGCTGGAGGGGATCGCCGTGGCCACCGTGACCCATCAGCACACCGTGAGTACCGGCCCCGGACGGCTGGCGGTGGAGCGGGTGTTTCGCCGTCTGCAGCACCGCAGCAGCCTCGACCTGCTCGCGTCGCGCATTCCGCTGCTCCCCGATCGCACGCTGCTGTTGGAGCTGCTCTCACGCGCCGGTGAAACGGCGGTGGATGTGCTGGTCAAGCAGCTCATGAACGCCAATGATGCGGCCTCGCGTCGCGCCTATTTCGACAGTGTGGTTGCCCTCGACCTTGGCGGCACCGTGCTCTTTGAGCTGGTGCGCGACTCGCGGTGGTACGTGGTGCGCAACGCCGTGGCGCTGCTGGGGGAAATGGGGGTGGAGCAGTCCGACAGCGCCATGCTCCCCCTGCTGCAGCACGAGGACGAACGCATTCGGGTGGCTGCCGCGCGCGCGCTGGTGCGGCTGGGCACGGCCAAGGCGCTGCACGGGCTGCACGCCGGTGTGGACGATCCCAACGCCGAAGTGCGCCGCATGGCCGCCGTGAGCTACGGCCTCGCGCCCACCGCCGCCGGTGGGATGCGCCCCCCCGCCGCCCGTCTGGCCATGGCCCTCGAAAAGGAAACCGACGAGGACGTGGCCCTCGAAATGCTCGCCTCACTCGGCAAACTGGGCAGCGCCGACGCCATTCAGCGTCTGCTGCGCATCACCATGGCCCAGCAAAGTCAGGCCGGCGAAGCTCCCGACAAACCCCGCGAAGCCTGGCTCCGCATTGCCGCCCTCGAAGCGCTGGTGAAAGCCCGCGGCAACGCCGTCATGCCGTATGTGGACCAACTGGTGAACGACGCGGACCCGGAAGTAGCGCAGGCGGCCTTCCGCTTGCGGGGCTGAGGGCCGGCATCGCTTGTGGGGCCAGCTTGCGATGTCAGAATCAGAAGTCAGATGGGCGACGATCGAGATTGCGATGGATATCGACTGTGAGAGGGTCGAGATAACCACGACAATGAGCGGTCCGAGCACTTCATCCTCTCGGGGAGTGCCCCACACGGGCTTCTGGTAACGGCGGGGACGACCGCTGTTCCAGCGGCGTCCGTGGGGGGCACATCCGTGCGGAGGCAACTACTCGGACCTCTCAACTCGCTTTCATCGGGCCTCTCACATTCGATATCCATCGCACATTCGGGCATCACACCTCTGATTCTCAACTCAGAAGTCTGATGCCCGATGCCCGCTACCCGCTGCCTGTCTATCGCGCCGTAAAGTCCGTCGCTGCGGTCACGCGTCTGCACGTCTCGGCAATGAGTTCCGCCGCGCGGTCGAGGTCTTCCAGCGACACCATCTCGTTGGGCGAGTGCATGTAGCGGTTGGGGATGCTCACCAGGGCCGTGGCCACGCCGTTGCGCGCCAGGTGCATGGCGTCGGCGTCGGTACTGGTGAAGCGCCCCGCGGCGTGAATGCTATAGGGGATCTCCAGCGCCTTGGCGGTATCGGCGAGCAGGCGATACACCACCGGCGACACCACGGACCCGCGGGTGAGCACGGGGCCGCCGCCCATGGTGTGCTCGCCGATCTCTTCCTTCTTCATACCGGGGTGATCGGTGGCGAAGGTCACGTCCACGGCAATGGCCATCGTGGCGTCGAGCGACTGCGCCGCCACGCGCGCGCCGCCGCCGCTGTAGCCAATCTCTTCCTGGGCCGTGGCCGCGGCCACAACCCGTGCCGCGCCGGGCTTGGCCGCGTATCGGCGCAGCGCCTCCAGCACCACGAACGCCCCTATGCGATCGTCGATGCTGCGCGAGACAATGCGGCCGTTCGGCATCTCCAGCGTACGCGAATCAATGACCCCCGCGTCGCCTACCTCGAGATGCTCCAACGCTTCCGCCTTGTTCTTCACCCCGATGTCCACCCACAGATCAGTGATCTTCGAGGCCTTCTCGCGCTCGTCCGGCTTCATGAGGTGAATGGGCTTCTTGCCAATTACCCCCAGCACGTCGCCATTGCGCCCCAGAAAGCGGATGCGCTGCGCCACCAGCACCTGCGGGTCCCAGCCGCCAATCGGCTCGAAGTAGATGTAGCCGTTGTCGTCGATATGCGTGATGATGATGCCGATCTCGTCGATGTGACCGGCCAGCAGAATCGTGGGGCCCGTGCCGTCGCCTTCGA contains the following coding sequences:
- a CDS encoding alpha/beta fold hydrolase, encoding MESRFTTTTPVPLFLREDGPPQGDPLLLLHGGPGAHHDYLYPQMLALAERHRVITYDQRGGGQSKTGDSAPITWQTQVADLAQVIRECGLVPPAMMGPTLVGYSWGALLAMLYAVQCTVDPSLVAPARLVLVSPAPITRGWRDEFEAALAERGRSDAIMALREALQASGLRESDPTAYRQRAFELSVAGYFANPSRAVSLTPFRVTGKVQQAVWQSLGDFDLTESLRAVHVPTLVLHGRQDPIPLASAQAAAEALDGELVVFDDCGHVPYIESPAPLFDAIERFLDRRP
- a CDS encoding HEAT repeat domain-containing protein — encoded protein: MPPLGYRRSTPSSSPAVSGVQAAIPDGRAARGTLRSLALLVDRMATLGVSTPGALNDPAVAVAVRDALRQFTSRIRDSAMICKVVEGQFVLGADPVDRGLTRDDPLLGTLLFRCLSLGIGSITVRQGAAPGELLTLASLLSQPRTAGTPVATNETPTSLSALSDHQPSRELLRSWSVQVAPAELMTSRLETPAAGNPAFSEASDESAFSDASERDGLLHQAVTAFARFANAHDDLTASKAADALLEVLDTAEFRGDARVLEGIAVATVTHQHTVSTGPGRLAVERVFRRLQHRSSLDLLASRIPLLPDRTLLLELLSRAGETAVDVLVKQLMNANDAASRRAYFDSVVALDLGGTVLFELVRDSRWYVVRNAVALLGEMGVEQSDSAMLPLLQHEDERIRVAAARALVRLGTAKALHGLHAGVDDPNAEVRRMAAVSYGLAPTAAGGMRPPAARLAMALEKETDEDVALEMLASLGKLGSADAIQRLLRITMAQQSQAGEAPDKPREAWLRIAALEALVKARGNAVMPYVDQLVNDADPEVAQAAFRLRG
- a CDS encoding M42 family metallopeptidase — encoded protein: MLSESSIAFLKRLLDTPGPSGFEGAPARVWRTEAATFAAHISADVVGNSLATVEGDGTGPTILLAGHIDEIGIIITHIDDNGYIYFEPIGGWDPQVLVAQRIRFLGRNGDVLGVIGKKPIHLMKPDEREKASKITDLWVDIGVKNKAEALEHLEVGDAGVIDSRTLEMPNGRIVSRSIDDRIGAFVVLEALRRYAAKPGAARVVAAATAQEEIGYSGGGARVAAQSLDATMAIAVDVTFATDHPGMKKEEIGEHTMGGGPVLTRGSVVSPVVYRLLADTAKALEIPYSIHAAGRFTSTDADAMHLARNGVATALVSIPNRYMHSPNEMVSLEDLDRAAELIAETCRRVTAATDFTAR